A window from Burkholderiales bacterium encodes these proteins:
- a CDS encoding phosphoribosylglycinamide synthetase translates to MRRILLLLPTTSYRNEAFAAAARRLGLEVIAAADYCHRLAPGWGLPPRMAVRFDRPEAAARTILAGLGERPDAVLAVDDAGLELAAVLSERLGLPANPPEAVRRLRDKLAFRALLSSSGLPCPRFAHLAASADPLTLLAALDLPVVVKARRLSASRGVIRADDAPGLAAAVERVRAIQRRADRDAERLGLLVEEFIPGSEHALEGLLEDGRLRILALFDKPDPLDGPYFEETILVTPSRLAPEVQRRIAETVERACRLAGLVTGPVHAEARVRGDEVWLLEIAARSIGGLCGRALTQALGMTLEELVLRHALGMDVPEPRTEDAAGVMMIPIPRRGIFRAVHNVEAALKVPGVTEVRITAQPGQVLAPPPEGNTYLGFIFSRGERPEEAEWALRLAHLQLAVELAPGHPVETAHDRAY, encoded by the coding sequence ATGCGGCGCATCCTGCTGCTGCTTCCCACCACCTCCTACCGCAACGAAGCCTTCGCCGCCGCGGCGCGCCGGCTCGGCTTGGAGGTGATCGCCGCCGCCGACTACTGCCACCGGCTCGCCCCCGGGTGGGGGCTGCCTCCGCGCATGGCGGTGCGCTTCGACCGGCCGGAGGCGGCGGCCCGGACCATCCTGGCCGGGCTGGGCGAGCGGCCGGACGCGGTGCTGGCGGTGGACGACGCCGGCCTGGAGCTCGCCGCCGTGCTCTCCGAACGGCTGGGGCTCCCCGCCAATCCCCCGGAGGCGGTGCGGCGGCTGCGGGACAAACTCGCCTTCCGCGCGCTGCTCAGCTCAAGCGGACTCCCCTGCCCGCGCTTCGCCCACCTGGCCGCCAGCGCCGACCCCCTGACCCTCCTCGCCGCCCTGGACCTGCCCGTGGTGGTCAAGGCCCGGCGGCTCTCGGCGAGCCGCGGGGTGATCCGGGCCGACGACGCCCCGGGCCTCGCGGCCGCCGTGGAGCGAGTGCGGGCGATCCAGCGCCGGGCCGACCGGGACGCCGAACGCCTGGGGCTCCTGGTGGAGGAGTTCATTCCCGGGAGCGAGCACGCCCTGGAAGGCCTCCTGGAAGACGGGCGACTCCGGATCCTGGCCCTGTTCGACAAGCCGGATCCGCTCGATGGCCCGTACTTCGAGGAAACGATCCTGGTCACGCCGTCGCGGCTCGCGCCGGAAGTGCAACGCCGCATCGCCGAAACGGTGGAGCGGGCCTGCCGGCTGGCGGGGCTCGTCACCGGGCCGGTTCACGCGGAAGCCCGGGTCCGGGGGGACGAAGTGTGGCTGCTGGAGATCGCCGCCCGCTCCATCGGCGGGCTGTGCGGCCGGGCCCTGACCCAGGCCCTGGGCATGACCCTGGAAGAGCTGGTGCTGCGCCATGCGCTGGGCATGGACGTGCCCGAGCCGCGGACCGAGGATGCCGCCGGCGTCATGATGATCCCCATCCCGCGCCGGGGCATCTTCCGGGCGGTCCACAACGTGGAGGCGGCGCTTAAAGTGCCCGGGGTGACCGAGGTGCGCATCACCGCCCAGCCGGGCCAGGTGCTGGCGCCGCCCCCCGAGGGCAACACCTACCTGGGATTCATCTTCTCCCGGGGAGAGCGCCCGGAAGAGGCGGAGTGGGCCCTACGGCTCGCCCATCTGCAGCTCGCCGTGGAGCTCGCCCCCGGGCACCCAGTCGAGACCGCCCATGACCGGGCCTACTGA
- a CDS encoding lipoprotein, translating into MSYKGWRSLLLAAALVVLAACGSKVTQENFDRIKAGMTQEEVVAFLGEPTESSGFSLGNLSGTSSVWKDKDGAIHIQFVNGKVLSKQFVKGRSEG; encoded by the coding sequence ATGAGCTACAAGGGATGGCGCAGCCTCCTGCTCGCCGCGGCCTTGGTCGTGTTGGCGGCCTGCGGCTCCAAGGTCACCCAGGAGAACTTCGACAGGATCAAGGCGGGCATGACCCAGGAAGAAGTGGTCGCTTTTCTGGGGGAGCCTACCGAGTCTTCCGGCTTCAGCCTCGGCAACCTGTCCGGCACCTCGTCGGTGTGGAAGGACAAGGACGGGGCGATCCACATCCAGTTCGTCAACGGCAAGGTGCTCTCCAAACAGTTCGTGAAGGGGAGGTCAGAAGGCTAG
- a CDS encoding membrane protein codes for MGILSWIVFGLVAGVVAKLLVPGKDIGGIVVTIAIGIAGALIGGFIGTQLGFGTVTGFDFRSLVIAVLGAVLLLVLVRLLK; via the coding sequence ATGGGTATCCTGTCCTGGATCGTGTTCGGGCTGGTGGCGGGGGTCGTGGCGAAGCTGCTGGTACCGGGCAAGGATATCGGCGGCATCGTGGTCACCATCGCCATCGGCATCGCCGGCGCCTTGATCGGCGGCTTTATCGGCACCCAGCTCGGCTTCGGCACGGTGACCGGCTTCGACTTCCGCAGCCTGGTGATCGCCGTGCTGGGCGCCGTGCTGCTCCTGGTGCTGGTGCGGCTGCTCAAGTGA
- the ubiB gene encoding putative protein kinase UbiB, producing the protein MRFARLIKIAWVIQRFGLDEFILGHERFRWLRGLVRFLMFWRKLEAPRAVRLRLAMEALGPIFVKFGQVLSTRRDLLPADIADELAKLQDQVPPFPSPQVEEILQRNFPQGYRQVFREFDLTPVASASVAQVHLAVLHDGTEAAVKVLRPGIEAVIANDLALLQVAASLVESLWAEGRRLKPRQVVAEFERHLHDELDLMREAANCSQLRRNFEHSPLLQVPEVYWDYCSSEVMVMERMHGIPISQVERLKAQGIDIPLLARAGVEIFFTQVFRDGFFHADMHPGNIFVGEDGRYIALDFGIMGTLTEVDKNYLAQNFIAFFRRDYKRVAQAHVEAGWVPRETRVEEFEAAIRTVCEPIFARPLKEISFGKLLVRLFQVARRFNVEVQPQLVLLQKTLLNIEGLGRQLDPDLDLWKTAKPFLERWMSEQVGPRALVRHLREESTRWPALLPQLPRLAHRALTRAADPPAPSQLARLLEEQKRQSRRLAWLALLLAALLGLQLAAFFYL; encoded by the coding sequence ATGCGGTTCGCGCGGCTGATCAAGATCGCCTGGGTAATCCAGCGCTTCGGCCTGGACGAGTTCATCCTGGGCCACGAGCGCTTCCGCTGGCTGCGGGGGCTGGTGCGCTTCCTCATGTTCTGGAGGAAGCTGGAGGCGCCCCGGGCGGTGCGCCTGCGCCTGGCCATGGAGGCCCTGGGCCCCATCTTCGTCAAGTTCGGGCAGGTGCTTTCCACCCGCCGGGACCTGCTCCCCGCCGACATCGCCGACGAGCTGGCCAAGCTCCAGGACCAGGTGCCCCCCTTCCCCTCGCCCCAGGTGGAGGAGATCCTGCAGCGCAACTTCCCTCAAGGCTACCGGCAGGTGTTCCGCGAGTTCGATCTCACCCCGGTGGCGAGCGCCTCCGTCGCCCAGGTGCATCTCGCCGTGCTCCACGACGGGACCGAGGCGGCGGTGAAGGTGCTGCGGCCCGGCATCGAGGCAGTGATCGCCAACGATCTGGCCCTCCTCCAGGTGGCCGCCAGCCTGGTGGAGAGCCTGTGGGCCGAGGGCCGCCGACTCAAGCCCCGGCAGGTGGTGGCCGAGTTCGAGCGCCACCTGCACGACGAGCTGGACCTCATGCGGGAGGCGGCCAACTGCAGCCAGTTGCGCCGTAACTTCGAGCACTCGCCCCTGCTGCAGGTGCCCGAGGTGTACTGGGACTACTGTTCCAGCGAAGTGATGGTGATGGAGCGCATGCACGGCATCCCCATCAGCCAGGTGGAGAGGCTTAAGGCGCAAGGCATCGACATCCCGCTCCTCGCCCGCGCCGGGGTGGAAATCTTCTTTACCCAGGTGTTCCGCGACGGCTTCTTCCACGCCGACATGCACCCGGGCAACATCTTCGTGGGCGAGGACGGCCGCTACATCGCCCTGGACTTCGGCATCATGGGTACCCTCACCGAGGTGGACAAGAATTACCTGGCCCAGAACTTCATCGCCTTCTTCCGCCGGGACTACAAGCGGGTCGCCCAGGCCCACGTGGAGGCCGGCTGGGTGCCCCGGGAGACCCGGGTGGAGGAGTTCGAGGCGGCGATCCGCACCGTGTGCGAGCCCATCTTCGCCCGCCCCCTCAAGGAGATCTCCTTCGGCAAGCTCCTGGTGCGGCTGTTCCAGGTGGCGCGCCGCTTCAACGTGGAGGTGCAGCCCCAGCTCGTGCTCCTACAGAAGACCCTGCTCAACATCGAGGGCCTGGGCCGGCAGCTCGACCCGGACCTGGACCTGTGGAAGACGGCCAAGCCCTTCCTCGAGCGCTGGATGAGCGAGCAGGTGGGCCCCCGGGCCCTGGTGCGCCACCTGCGGGAGGAATCCACCCGCTGGCCGGCCCTCCTGCCCCAGTTGCCTCGGCTCGCCCACCGGGCCCTCACCCGGGCGGCCGATCCCCCCGCCCCTTCCCAGCTCGCCCGGCTGCTGGAGGAGCAGAAGCGCCAGAGCCGGCGTCTCGCCTGGCTCGCCCTCCTGCTCGCCGCCCTGCTGGGGCT